The Halostella salina nucleotide sequence CCGACCGCCTCCCCAACGGCAACACGCTCGTCGCTGACACGCTCAACCATCGCGTCGTCGAGATCACCCCCGACGGCGAGGTCGTCTGGGAGTTCCACGCGCCGTGGGCACCGTACGACGCGGAGCGCGGCGAGAAAGGTTCGAACGGCCCGACGATGGCCGACATGAACGCCGGCGGCAACGCCACCGTCCACGGCGGCGACGACTCCGGCCCGGCCAGCCGCTACACCGTCGCCGACGCCATCGCGGACGGCGGCAACGCGGTCGGGCTCGGGAACGCGGAGGAACTGGCGTCGCGCTGGGCGCACTTCGAACCCTGGATCCGGCCGGTGTGGATGGGGTCGTGGGCGATGGTGTCGGCGCTGTTTGCGGCTCTCATCGCACTCGTCTGGGGCGGCGCGGAACTCGTCGTCAACCGGCAGCGCGTCGCCGCGCGCGTCCGGAGCGGCGTCGACGGCGTCGGCAACCGGATCCGGGGCGACTGAGACGGTCCGCGATTCGGTCGTGGGCACCCCGGACTGGACGGCGAGCCTCGAAAATTCCAGTAGTTCTCGCGACCGGAGCGCCCGAGCTGTGCCGCCCGGGACTTGCCTCCGACTGTCACGCTAGTTCCGCAGTCGGTACGCCAGTGCCGCCCCGCCGACGATGACAACCAGCGCGCCTGCGACGCCGGCGACGAACGCGAGCGAGCCGCCGCTGCCCCCGTTCCCGCCGTCGCCGTCGCCGCCGATGAGGCCGCCGCCACCGTCGCCGTCGTCACCGTCGCCGCCGTTTCCGTTCCCGTCGTCCGGCAGTTCCGACGGCGCGAAGTCGTACATCGCCGCGGCGCAGGTTTCGATCTCCTCGGTCGTGAAGTTGGCCGAGTTGTGAACCTCGTAGCTCCCGTTTATCCCCTGCTCGCGCATCGTGGGGCCTTCCGAACCGGGACCGCCGCGCTCGGCGTCGTACGTCTCGTAGGGCGTGTACACCTCCCAGACGATCCGGCCCTCGGGCGTGATCTCGACGGTCCGGTGGCCCATCCGGTCGCTGACCAGCGTGTTGCCGTTGGGGAGGCGGTCGGCGTCACGGGGTTCGTTCAGCCCCGTAACCGCCCACACCTGCTCCCACTCGTTCGCCTCGGCGTCGTAGGCGTACTCGACGACGCGATCGTTCTCGCTGTCGCCGACCAGGATCGTGCGCTCCCCGTCGGGACCGCGGAGGTGGTCGGGGTTGTGCTGCTCGTACAGGATGTCGTAGTTGTCGTCCTCGCCGAGCGTGAGGTCCTCCTCGACGTCGCCCGTCGTCCGGTTGACGAAGACGACCTTGTCGAAGTTCCGCGGCGAGATCATGAAGAGGTGGTCGCCGACCGGGTCCACGTCGTTGACGTGCGTCCAGTCGCCCTCGGGACCGCCGCCGCTCTCGGGGAACTGCTCGGGGTGATTCTCGAACCGCCACTCCCAGACTACCTCGTCGCTCGTGACGTTGTACACGAGCAGGCGCTCGTGGCCCTCGCCCTTGTCCGCAATGACGATCTCGTGTTCGTTGAGGCGGTCGGCGTCGTGGGCGTCGTCGATCTGCGGCGTGGACTCGTCGTCCGGGTCGCCGTCGAAGTCACGGACCCACTCGTACTCGTTTCGTTCGGGGTCCAGCTTCCCGATCTTGGTGTTTCCGCCCTCGGTGGTGACGAACAGCAGGTCACCGTCCGGCGTCCGGTCCACGTCGTACGCGAACCAGCGGTCCCGGAGCGAGGCGTTGTGCGCCCAGTCGAACGAGCCGTCCGGCTCGTAGGACATCAGCATCGCGGGCCACTTCTCGTACCCGTCATCTGTCAGCCGCGTCCCCTGGATGCTGACGACCGTGTTCTCGTCGGGCTGTTGCTCCATCGTCCCGACACACGGGTTCGTCCCGTTTTCCTCCGACTGTACGTCCCCGGCGACGACGCCCGGCACTGCCAACGCCGGGAGCGTCAACGCCACGACGACCACGAGCAAGGACCGACGCATACGTCACTCCCTGTGGGTGGCCGCGTAATGAATCTTGTCAGGCCGGTTCGGTTTGCCTGATGCGAGACCGATCCGCTTTGGCCGACCGTCACGCCGCCCTGCCGCTACGCGTCCCCACCGTCGGCGGGTTCGTGGACTGCCCGATAGCCGTCGGCTGTCGGCTCCACGTCGTCGATCGAGTACAGCCGGATCGCTCGCTCCTGTTTCGTCGTGACCGGGAAGTCGTAGTGCTCGGCCTCGTAGCCGAACTCCTTGCCTGCGTCGCGCCGCTCGCGCACGAACTCGCGGTGGTCGTCCAGTCGCCGTCGGGTCACGTCTCTGGAGAGTCGTGACACGTCCTCGATTCGGTCGTCGAACACCTCGGCGAACGCAGCCTCGCGCTCGTACCCGACCGAGTTGCGCCCGGCCACGAGCGCCGCCAGCGACGTGGTGCCCGTTCCCCAGAACGGGTCCAGCACCGTGTCGCCGTAGACGCTGTACATGTTGACGAGGCGGTACGGCACCTCGAACGGGAAGGCAGCCGACCGCTCCCGCAGGTCGCCGCCGTCGAGCGACTGGAACTCGCCGTTGATGTCGGTCCACACGTCCGAGAACCACCGGTTGCGCTCCTCCCAGAAGTAGGCGGCCTCGTACCGTCGCTCCGCCCCCGGTTCGAACCCCCGCGACTCCGTGCCGTTCCGGAACACCAGAACGTACTCGTGTTCCAGCGTCACGTACGCGTTCGGCGGCACCATCCCCGACCCCATGAACTTCGCCCCCGAGTTGGCCGGCTTGCGCCACAGCACCTCCGGCAGCGGCTCGAAGCCGAGCGCCTCGAAGGCGTCGACGACGCGCGAGTGGTTCTGGTACACCCGGAAGCTCCCGTCGACCGTCCGCGTCGCGTCGCCGACGTTGACGCAGGCGATACCGCCGTCGACGAGGACGCGTTCGACCTCCGCCCACACCCGGTCCAACTGCTTGTGCATCAGGTCGAACGCTTCCCGGCCGTCCTCGGCAGCCAGCGCGTCGCCGACCGCAGGGTCGAGGTCCGCGAACGCCTCGTCCCACATCTCGATCATCGGGTACGGCGGCGACGTGACGACGAGTTCGACGGAGTCGTCGGCGAGTTCGTCGAGTTCCCGCGAGTCGCCGACCACGACGCGGTGCTGCGTCTCCATTACCCTCCCTTCCCCCACGCTTCGTTATAGTGACTTTGCATGTCGCCTGTCGTCGGGGATCAGATCCGTCACGTGGCGGGCAGAAATGACAACTTATTTATATTAGTCCCGGGCGGATTCGAACTGCGAGGACTCGAATCCACTCGTCCTCTGGGTGTCGAATCCGCTGAACTATTCGCTCGTCACGTTCGTTCCTCGCAGAATAGTCCCGGGCGGATTCGAACCGCCGTCGTGGGCTCCAAAGGCCCATATGATTGGCCACTACACCACGGGACTTCACTCGCGTTGCTCGTTTCGTCCCGTGAGGCTCGCGATCCCGTCGGGATCGCTCACCACCACGGGGACTTCGCTCGCGCTGCTTCCTCCCCTAAACGCGGTCGCACGTAATCGCC carries:
- a CDS encoding DNA-methyltransferase, which codes for METQHRVVVGDSRELDELADDSVELVVTSPPYPMIEMWDEAFADLDPAVGDALAAEDGREAFDLMHKQLDRVWAEVERVLVDGGIACVNVGDATRTVDGSFRVYQNHSRVVDAFEALGFEPLPEVLWRKPANSGAKFMGSGMVPPNAYVTLEHEYVLVFRNGTESRGFEPGAERRYEAAYFWEERNRWFSDVWTDINGEFQSLDGGDLRERSAAFPFEVPYRLVNMYSVYGDTVLDPFWGTGTTSLAALVAGRNSVGYEREAAFAEVFDDRIEDVSRLSRDVTRRRLDDHREFVRERRDAGKEFGYEAEHYDFPVTTKQERAIRLYSIDDVEPTADGYRAVHEPADGGDA